ACGTAGTCCTCGCCCGGTGCGCGCGGATCGACCTCGAGATACACCGCCGCATGGGCGAGAAGTGCCCGCGACTGCAGGACCGCCAGCTTCGGCTGCGAGGTTGTGCCCGACGTGGTGCACAGGATGGCGACGTCCTCGCCGCGGCCCGCGGCAACGTGTGTTTCATAAGCGGAGGGCTGTGCAGCACCATAGGCATCGCCCACCCTGACGAGGTCCGACATGAACATCAGGCGCGGATCGGAATATTTCCGCATGCCGCGCGGATCGCAGTAGATGATGTGGGTCAGGCGGGGCAGCCGCTCGCCCAAATTGAGGAGCTTGTCCACCTGCTCTTCGTCCTCGGCAACGACGGCCACGGCGCCCGCATGATCGATGAGATAGGCCATCTCCTCATCGAGTGCGTCGCGGTAGATGCCTATGCTCACGGCGCCGATCGCATGGGCGGCAATTTCGCTGCACACCCAGTCCGGCCGGTTGTCGCCCACGATGGCGACGACGTCGCCGCGGCTTATGCCGAGCGCGAGAAAGCCCAGCCCGATCGAACGGACACGGGCCTGATATTCGCGCCAGGTGATGGGACGCCAAATGCCCAGCTTCTTCTCGCGCAGCGCCACATCCTCCGGAAACGCCGCGGCGTTGTGGGCGAGAAGCTTCGGCAGCGTGTCGAGGTTCGACAGATCCGGGTGCAAAGTCGTCACGCTCTGCCCTCCAGGACCGGCGCCGCACTCCCGTCCTCAGCTTGGGAACTGCCCGGCTCGCCGAGATAGGCCTGGCGGACACGCTCGTCCTGCAGGACGGCAGCGGGAGGGCCCTCGGCGATCTTGCGGCCGAAGTCGAGCACCATCACCCGATGGGAAATGTCGGCAACCACGCCCATGTCATGCTCGATCATGACCACCGTCGTGCCGCGTTCCTCGTTGAGATCGACCACGTAGCGCGCCATGTCCTCCTTCTCTTCGAGATTCATGCCGGCCATCGGCTCGTCCAGCAGGATCAGCTTGGGTTCGATGGCGAGCGCCCGGGCAAGTTCGACGCGCTTGCGCATGCCGTAGGGGAGCGTTCCCGCGATGGCCTTGCGCACGGGTTCGAGCTCGAGAAAATCGATGATGTCCTCGACGATCTCCCGGTTCGCCAGCTCCTCCCGTTCGGCGCCGCCGATCCAATAGAGCGAGCCCCGCAGGAAACCGGCGCGCAGATGGGCGTGACGGCCCACCATGATGTTGTCCAGCACGCTCATGTGCCCGAACAGCGCGAGGTTCTGGAAGGTCCGGCCGATGCCGATCCGGGCCCGCCGGTGCGGCGGCAGGTGGGTGATGTCGCGCCCCTCGTAGAGGACGCGTCCGGACGTCGGCCGATATCGCCCGGAGATGCAGTTGACCATGGAGGTCTTGCCGGCGCCGTTCGGCCCGATGATCGAGAACACTTCGCCGGCGCGCACGGCAAAGCTCACATCGGAGAGCGCCGCGACGCCTCCGAACCGCAAGGACACCTGCTGTGCCTCGAACAGAGGCGCATAGGACCCCATTTCTTGCATCCTCCCCCGGCTTGTTCTCTTTGCCTCGGGCCGTCGCGCTTCCGGCCCGGAACTCAGCGGATGTGACGTTTTGTTGTTGTGTCCATCCGAGCGATACGTTCGGGACCGACCCTCTCCGGATCACACCCGGCTTGGCACGGCATCGGTCCCGATCACTTCCGGCACTTCGCACCCCGTCGCGCAGCAGCGGCCGGGCTGCTTCGATACCCGGCGGCCTTCGGCGAGCACCCCGCGATCGAGCAGGCGCTCCACCAGCGCGGTCTTGTCCGCGATGGGGTAGTTGCGCCAGATTTCCCGCTTCATCGCCTCGGGCGAGCCGCCGCCGTGCAGCGAGATCACGGAGTACCAGCCGGCCTGGTAGGACGCGGTCAGGTCCTCGATGAAACGGGAGACTTCCAGCCGCTGTGTGGCGGGGATGTCCTCGCGCCCCGCGAGCACGGCGGATAGCGAAGCCTCGGTATGGGGATTGTGGTCCTCGTCCGGGCCGGGAAGGCTGACCACCAGCCCGCCGGACACGTAATGGGCCAGCCGGTGCATGTCGTAGATCTGCGTGGCGAGCAGCAGCTTGCCTATGTTGGAGAACACCACGTCCGGCATGACCGACCCGGCCGGGTCCTTCAGGGCATAGACCGATGCGGCGACCCCGCAGGCATAGAAGCCTTCCACGATCTTGATCAGCTCGACCATGGCCTCGCGGATATGGGCATGGCGGCTGGGATCGAGACCGTTCGCCTCGATCATCAGCGCGCCGGCACCGATGAGCAGGTCACCGAAGCCGGCCCGCGCGCCGATGCACGAATGGCGGTGATGCGTGGCATAGGAGGTGGTGGCGACGCCAGCCTCCTCGTGTTCCCCGGCCAGGAAGACGCGCTCCCACGGCACGAACACGTCATCGAACAGCACCACCGCGGTCGATTGGCCATACTTGCCGGAGAACTTGGCCGCAGCCTCGCCGGGGCGCCCGGCCGGACGCGCCACCATGGTGATGCCGGGCGCATCCACGGGAACGGCGCAGCAGACGGCGAAATCTGCATCTTCCTTCGTCATCGTGCGGCACGGCATGACCAGGAACTCGTGCATGTAGGGCGCGCCGGTGACGATCGCCTTGGTGCCACGGATGACGATGCCGTCCCTGCGCCGCTCGCGGATATGGACATAGACGTCCCGCTGCGACTGTGCGCCCGGCCGCTTGGAGCGATCGCCTTTGGCATCGGTCATCGCGCCGCCGACCGCGAGGTCGTTGTCCTGCACGTGGTGCAGATACTCGACGAGGCGGCCGTGGTACTCGGTGCCGAAACGGTCATCCGCCAGCTTGGTGGCCTGATAGAGGCCGTTCAGCATGTCATGGGTCACGTAGCGCTGAGCGCAGCCGGATTCCTGGCAGACCAGCCGCACCGCTTCCAGCTTGTACAGGAGGTCGGTCGAGGACTCGTTGATGTGAAGCATCCGGTTGACGGTCTTGCCCGACGTGCCCTGGCGCGCGGTCATGAGCATCTGATGTTCCGGCCGGAGCGCGAAGTCGTAGGTGATCCCGACGGCATTCACGCCCGGGACGAATGCGGGGTCATCGGCCACGCTCTCGACCGCCCGGCCATCGACGAAGATGCGCGGCGAAAGGCGGCGCAACGACTCCCGGTATTCCTCCGAAGACATCAACATGGAATTGCTCCGCTGCTTTGTATCGTTCGGTGCTCAGCTCTCCAGCCTGGCCCGCTCGATGATCGGGCGAACGTCAACCCCGCGGGGCAGGGTGCCGAACATGCGTCCCCATTCCCTCGTCAGGCGGGTCGCGCAGAAGGCGTCGGCAACAGCCGGAATGGAATGCTGGACGAGCAGGGCGCCCTGGAACGCATAGACCATCATCTCGACGAGGTAGCGCCCGCGCAGTTCGAAGTCCGCGGTGTCGCCCAGCTCGTCCTCGAGCCGGTCCATATAGGTATCGAGCCGGCGGTCGGCACCGCGTGCCTTGCGGATCTCGGCCAGCAGTACCGGAATGGTGTCCGGTTCCCGCTGTATGGCGCGCATCACGTCGAGCACGATCACGTTGCCCGAGCCTTCCCAGATGCTGTTCAGCGGGGCCTCGCGATAGAGTCGCGGCATGATGTGTTCCTCGACGAAGCCGTTGCCGCCGTGGCACTCGAGCGCCTCGTGGATGAACGCGGAGGCGCGCTTGCAATTCCAGTATTTGGCGAAGGCTGCCGTGATGCGCTCCAAGGTGCGGGCGGTCGCATCGCCTCGCAGCGCGTCGTCGCACGCCCGGGCGACCCGGAACGCCATCACCGTGTTCGCCTCGCAGTCGATCGCCAGATCCGCGAGCACCCGGTTCATCAGGGGCTGATCGAGGAGCAGCTTCTGGAAGGCCCGCCGATAGGACGTATGGTGCAGCGCCTGGGTGAGCGCCTGCCGCATCATGCCGGCCGAGCCTATGGTGAAGTCGAGCCGCGTCAGGTGGATCATGCCGATCGCCGCGCGGATTCCTCTGCCTTCCTCGCTCAGGGCATAGGCAAGGGTCCCGCGGAATTCCACTTCGGATGACGCATTGGACCGGTTGCCGAGCTTCTCCTTGAGCCTCTGGATGAAGAAGTTGTTCCGCGAGCCGTCCGGCAGGATGCGCGGAATGATGAAGCAGGTCGGGCCGGCTTCCGTATAGGCAAGCGAATAGAACCCGTCGCACATGGGCGCCGAGCAGAACCACTTGTGCCCGTTCAGCTCGTAGAGTGTTCCGGGGCCGCCGCCCTCCAGGGCAATCGCCTGGGTGGTGTTGGCACGCAGATCCGAGCCGCCCTGCTTTTCCGTCAGGGTCATGCCGATCGTCGCGCCGGTTTTCTGCGATATGTGCAGCGGCCGCTCGTCGTATTTGGTGGAATTCAGGGCCGGCACCCAGGTCTCACCGATGCCCGGGGTTTTGGCGAGCACCGGCACAGCCGAATAGTTCATGCCGGTTGGGCAGGCCGTGCCGTTTTCCGCCTGGTTCCACAGATAGCTGAGCGCGGCCCTGGCCACGTGGGCGCCGGGCCGGTCGTTGATCCAGGCATAGGAATGCACCCCGGCACCGAAGGCGATGCGCATGAGCTCGTGGTAGGAGGGGTGGTACTCGACGAAGTCGATACGCTCGCCGATGCGGTTATGGGTCTTGAGCTCCGGCAGATACTTGTTCGCCTTGTGCGCCAGATCCTGCACGTGCCGGCTGCCGCAGACCGCGCCAAAGGCCCGCACGTCGCCCTCCGCCCAGGCGGCTCCCTCGCGCCGCAGCGTTTCGGCCAGCACCTTGTCGCCATCATAGAGGTTCTGATCTTCCGGGATCGGGACCTGGTTCAGCACCTCGTGGGTGGCCACGTCCTTCTTCATGATGGCAAGCGTCATTGGGCGTCTCCTGGTCTGCAGCCGCTGCGGGCCGTCGTTCTGCATAAAATGAACCAGATTCATTTCTTGAGTCAAGCAGAACGACGAAGGCCGCCGCCCGGTGCGGCCCAGCAAGAGCATTTTCGAGCGACGTGGATACCGGTTCGCGTGAAGAAAATGCGACCAAGCAAGAACTTGAGACGCGGTTTCGCGATTCTGAGAAGAGCGGAAACGCTTCTAGCGCGCGACGGCGGCGAGACAGAAGGTGGTCAATGAATCGACGAGGCTATCGAGACTGCGCTCCGGATCGGGCCCATCGGGCGAGAGCACGGCGATGAGGTTCTCGTTCATGGCGCCGACGACGGCCGCCGCAACGATCTCGGCGTCTTGCTCGCGGAACGTGCCGTCCGCGATCGCCTCCCGGATCAGGTCCGCCAATACGGCCGCCAGCGCGCGCCGGTAGCCGATCCTGGCCTGCCAAACCGTCGCATCGATCGGCTCGATGAGGAGCAGATAGGCAAGCCGGTAGCCGCGGATGGCCCGCGACAGGAAGGTCCGCATGGCCCGTTCGAAACGCTCGTCGGGCGCAGCCCGCGTGCGCGCGATGGCGATGATGACGTCGAGCTCGTGCTGCGATGTCTGGCGCACGACTTCGGCGAGAAGATCGGCCTTGGAGGGAAAGTAGCGATAGACGGTGCCGGTCGCCACGCCGGCGAGCTTCGCAACCGCCGCAATGGGCGCTTCGCCGAATCCCCCTTTCAAAATCAGCGCCCGGGCCGCGGCGACGATGCCTTCCCGTTTTCCTTCGAGCTGCTTCAGAACGCGCTCGCTCTTGCGATAGACCATCCCCTCCACCGTGACGCTGCCGTACTCAGCGGAGCCGCCGCTGCGCCGATTGCGGCGCACTTCTATGATGCGCGCCCGGTCTTGCCAATGCCTGCCGGCTATCCGTCGCTCAAGGCTTGCTCTTGGAATCGCCGCGACATCAGCATGCCGTGCAGCAGGGCGGCGCGCGGGGCGATGGTCGAGACCAGGATATGCTCGTGCTCCGCATGCGCGCCGGCACCGTTGCAGCCTAATCCGTCCAGCACCGGCAAGCCCAGGGCGGCGGCGAAATTGCCGTCGGAGACGCCGCCGCGCGAGGTCTCGGCCATGGGCAGGCCCAGCGCAAGCGCCGAGGTCGCCTCGTAGAGGCGGACCACCGCGGAGCTGCGCTCGAAGGGAGGCCGGTTCATCCCACCCTCGACGGTGAGGCGGATATCCGGATCATAGGCCTTACGCGAGAGCATCCGCTTGAGCATGCGCTCGGCGGTGGCCATGTCGTCCACCCGCATGTCGATCTCGATGGTCGCTTCCGCCGGCACCACGTTCACGCGGGTGCCCCCCTGAATCGTGCCCACATTGAACGTCGCCGCCGTCTCGCTGTCGTTCATCGCCTCGATGTCGAGAACCTGGCGAGCGATCTCCCGGATGGCGCTGCGGCCGTCGCGCAGATTGCCGCCGGCATGGGAGGAACGGCCATGCGCCGTCATCTTGAAGAAGCCCCAGCCCTTGCGCTTGGTGATGACCGTTCCCGGCGCCTCGAAGGCCGGCTCCGGCACCAGCACGAATGCGGCGCCCGAGGCGAGGTCCTCGATAAGCGCGCGCGAGGTGGGGCTGCCGATTTCCTCGTCGCTGTTGAGGAACACGGTGATCGGCCGCGGCGGCCGCAGCCCCGCTCTGGCGATCTGTCTCAGGGTTTCGGTGATGAGATAGGAGCCGGCCTTCATGTCGAAGATGCCCGGTCCGAACAGCTGGTCGCCCTCGCGCCGCACCGGGCGGGCGGCCAGCGTGCCCGCCGCCCAGACCGTATCGATATGCCCCATCAGCAGGGCAGGCCTGCCGCTCACGCCCTCGGGCGCGTAGGTCAGCACCAGCTGTCCGCCGCAACCATCGCGGCCCGGGATGCGCCGCACGGCCACAGCCAGCCCGGCGAAGGAGGCCTCGATATGGTCGAGAAGACGGTCAATCAGATCAGGCCGTTCCGACGGGGTTTCGAACGCGACCCACTCGATGATCCCTTGCGCCAGCGCTTCCGCATCGAACGAAGCGGGCCGCGGAAGGCCTTCGCCGGTCATTTCAATTTCCATGTCGAGCCTCCTCCGGCGCCGCATCTTCCGGCGTGCCGAGATAGGCGGCGATCACGGCCGGATCGCTCACCACCTCCTGCGGCGTGCCCTCGGCGATCTTGCGGCCGGCATCGATGACCAGAATGCGGTCGCAGATGCTGGTCACCGCCTTCATGTCGTGCTCCACCAGCCAGATGGTGGTGCCGCGCTCGCGCACATTGCGCAGGCAAGCAAGCATCTGTTCCGTTTCGGTCGGGTTGAGCCCGGCACAGGGCTCGTCCGCGAGCAGCAGGCTCGGCCGCGTGGCGAGCGCACGTGCGATTTCGAGCTTGCGCAGATTGCCCACGGTCAGCCCCTCCGCGGTGCGGTCGGCGAGGTCTTCTATGCCGGCCACCCGCAGCGCCTCCCGGGTCACCGCGTCCACATCCGCCCGGTCGGGCCTGCCGAACATGGCACCGACCGCCACATTCTCGCGAACCGTGAGCGCGGGGAACGGCTTGGCGATCTGAAAGGCCCGCGCGATGCCGCGCTGATTGAGCTTGTAGGTCGCCACGTTGACGATCGACTGGCCGCGGAACCGGATCTCTCCGGCGGTCAGCGGGTAATAGCCCGTGATCAGGTTGAACAGGGTCGACTTGCCGGCCCCGTTCGGTCCGATCAGCCCATAGATCACACCGGCCGGAATGTCGAAGTCGATGTTCTCTATGGCCGTCAGCCCGCGAAACTGCTTCGTCACGCCGCGTCCGGAGAGAATGGTCTCCGTCATGCCTGCGCCTCCGCCTTTCGCGCCAGCGCCGCGCGCCGCGAGCGGGTGAGCGCGCCGAGGATGCCGCCCGGCATCAGCAGAACGATGGCCACCACGATCAAGCCGGTGATCAGGAGGTGGATGTCCAGGAAGCGCGACAGCAGCACCTGGGTGATGAATAGCATCACCGCCGTCCCGATGATCGGGCCGAACAGCGTGCCGATCCCGCCGATCAGGCAGAACACGATCATGTTGAGGCTGAAGTCGAGGCGAAACACGGTGTAGGTGGTGAAATAGCCCACACTGTAGCCGTAAACCGCCCCGAGCAGCCCGACCAGGACCGCGGAGAGCACGAAGGCCAGAACCTTGTACTTCTCGGTGGCGACGCCGAGCATCATCGCCGTGTCCTCGTCTTCGCGGATGGCCAGCAGCGCATAGCCGAAGCGGGTGCGCTTTATCAGCAGCGTCAGGAGGAAGGCCAGGAGCAGCAGCGCGCCGAAGATGTAGTAGTAGAAGTCCTCCGGCGTGACGCCGCTCGGCACCGGCGGGCTGAGGAACACGCCGACCCCGCCCTGGAACCAGCCGATATTGTTGACGAGCTCGCTGACCACCTGGCTCACGCCCAGCATGACGATGGCGAAGTAGATGCCGCGCAGGCGCAGGATGGGATAGGCGATCAGTGCGGCAAACAGGCCGCAGACCAACCCCGCCACGAGCAGCGGTACGACCATCGACATGGGCCCGGTTCCGAAGGTGCCCACATGCATGCCGAACAGGGCGGCGCTGAAGGCTCCTATGCCGATGAACACCGTATGGCCGAAGCTCCAATAGCCGGCAAAGCCGCCCAGGATGTTCCAGGCGAGCGCCAGGGCTGCCGAGAAGAAGAAGAACTGGACCACACGGGTATAGAACGGCCCGAGCCAGAGCGGCAGCAGCGCCAGCACGACGACCGCGGCAAGTCCGGCAAAAATGGCGAGCGGCTGCTTCATCTGGACTCCCCGAAGCTGTGTCCCAGCAGCCCTTGCGGCCGCACCAGCAGCATGAGCACCAGCACCAGGAACATCATCGCCGTGGTCAGGGACGGCCCGATATATTGCGCCGTATAGGCGTTGATCAGGCCGAGCAGCAGTCCGCCGACCAGGGCGCCGGCGGGGCTGCCGATGCCGCCGAGCACCACCACGATGAACGCGTTCAAGGTCCACGCCACCTCGCTTGCCGCGGAAAACGGCTGGACGATGCCGATGATGGCGCCCGATGCACCCGCCATGGCCGCGCTGAGCCCGAAGGTGAGCCCGTGCAGGCGCCCGACGCTCAGGCCCGACAGCTCCGCCGCGAGTGGCTGCTGGGCGGTGGCGCGCACCGCCCGGCCGAACTGGGTGCGCGCCAGCACCAGCGCCAGGATGAGGAGCAGCACGAGGCTTGCGCCCAATGCAATCAGGCGGACGAGGTCGATCCGCAACGGGCCGAGGCCCACGCTGGTGAAGCTGTAGCTCGGCGTGATGGTCTGCACGTCCGGCCCGAAGGTCAGTTGCAGCAGGTTGCGCGCGATCATGGCGACACCAAAGGTGACCACCAGCGAGGCGACCAGTGATGCCCGCGAGATCGCCCAGTGAATGATCGTGCGCTGATAGGCATAGCCGACGGCGAACAGCACGAGGCCTATGGGGATGATCGCGAAGAAAGGATCGATGCCGAGATGCCTGAACAGAAGCAGAGCGCCATAGGCTCCGGCGACCACGAAGATGCCATGGGTCAGGTTCACGATCCCCATGACGCCGAAGACCAGGGAAAAGCCGACCGCCGCCAGCGAATACAATCCGCCCAGCACCAGGCCGTTCAGGGTCGTCTGCAGGAAGAGCAGCATCGCGTGCTACCGCCCGGTCACGCGGCTTCCGCCACCGCGGACCAGGCTTCGGCGATCTCGCGCCCGGTGGCGAACCACACGCCCGGCGCGCGCCTCATGAAGGCGATATAGTCCCGCAGCATGGCCAGCCTGGACGGCCTGCCGATGATCTGCGGATGGGTGACGATATTGACCAAGCCGCCCCAGCGATAGATTTCGGTGAACTCCTGCTTCCAGATGCTCAGGATGTGCTCGTTGGTCATGATGGCGCGCGGCAGCTTGATGGCGAACAGCGCATAAGGCGCATCATCGAGGCTCCAATGCCAGGGCAGCTCGATGGGGCCGCGCGAGCCATCCTGCAGCACATGGCGGTATGGGCTCACCTGGTCCATCAGCGAGCTGTCGTAGAGGAAACCGTATTCCTGCAGCAGCCCTATCATGTTGGTGGAGGTCTCGCCCGCGGGCGAGCGATACCCGAGGGGCCTCACGCCCACCGTCTTCTTCAGGGACTCGAGGCCCTTCTCCAGCGCCTCGCGCTCCTTGTCCGGATAATCCGGATCGATCCACTCGTGGAGATAGCCGTGATGCCCGACCTCGTGCCCACCGGCGACGATCGCTTCCATCCGGTCCAGATATTTCTCGGCCGTCCATCCCGGCACGAAGAAGGTGGCCTTCAGATCCTCCTCCTTCAGCAGCTCCAGGATCTTGGGAACGCCGGTCTTGCCGCCATAGGCGCCTTGCGAAAGCACCCCGGGCCTGCGCACATTGTCCGGATCACGCGAAAGCCACAGGGTCTCCGCGTCGAAATCGAAGGTCAGCATGACGGCGCAGCGCGCTCCGTTCGGCCAGGGTATCGGCGTCATGTCGTTCATGGTCGGCTCCTATCGCTGCATTGCTCATCGAGGTTCGGCCTAAAGCGGAAGCGGGCGAAATGGGTCCCGGCTTTTCGTGGATTGCCGCTTGAGCCTTGCGCCGTAATCCTGTGGTGCTCCCACCGCCGGTGCCGGGCGGACTATGCCCGCTCCGCCCAGGTCGGCGCGGGATAGATCGGCTTGGCCGATGCGCTCTCCGCCGGCGAGATCACCTCGATTTCGCCGTTCTGCCGCTGGATCAGCAGCGGTCCGAGCAGGTCGGCCTGACCATCGCCCTGGGGCGTGAACTTGATGTGCCCGTAGAAACACTCGAAGTCCAGGGCCGCGAGCGCGTCACGCACCGGGTCCAGCTCGAGCGTTCCCGCATTTCGCGCTGCCTGCAGGTAGCAGATGATGCAAGCGGCCCCGCTTGCCATGTGATAGGTCAGCTCGCGGTCGAAATTCGCCCTGTAATATTTCGCGAAGTTCTCGGCAGAACCGAAATATTCGCCCTTGAACGGCGCGCGCTCGGACCAGTATGCCTGCGTGACAACCGCGTTCGCGTAATTGCCGAGCGCTTCCTTGTAGGCCGCCGTTTGCGGCCCGAGCGTCTGGTACAGCATCTTGACGTTGGTGTTGGTCGAGATCATCTGCCGCGCGATCAGGATCGACGTCTCGTCATGAGTGGTGCAAACCAGCACGTCCGGCGTGTTCTGGCGTATCGAGGTCAGCACATTGGTCACGTCGCTGACCTGGGCCGGCAGGGCGATGAAGTCGAGCACTTGGATGCCGGCCTCCTCGATCAGCGCCCGCGCGCCGTCGGCTTGAAATTTGGAGAACGGATCGTTGGTGTAGATGATGCTGATCGTCTTCACCGCCGGCTCCAGTTCCTTGAACATGTTGACCGACGAGACGAACTGCCGGGAGGCCCGTGGGAACAGGCCGAAGACGCGGTTGCGGCCTTGGGTGAAGATCAGGTCGGAACCGCCCCCCGCCTGCACCATGATGCGGCCGGCTGCCTCGGTGATCGCGCAGGTGGGCAGGACGATGTTGCTGCCGAACGAGCCCAGGAAGAAGCCGATACCCTCATCCACCTGCCGCTGGATCAGGGTGGACGCGCGAGCAGGATCGCTCGCGTCGTCGAACAGGTTCAGCGCCAGCGTATATTTCTGGCCGCCGATGTCGACCCCGCCCATCTCCTCGTTGACGAATTTGACGGCGCATTCATAGCCGCGCATCACATTGAGCCCGGTCTCGGCCGCTGACCCCGTCATCGGCACCGAGCCGCCGAAGACGATCCTGTTTTCTTGCGCGACGGCGGCGTGCGGCATCACACCCGCTAAGGCGAGTGCACTGCCGGCTTTCAGGAAATCGCGTCTGTCCATCTCAAAGCCTCCCACTTGTCTCTTAGGCGTTCGCTCACGCCAGCCCCAGGTAAGCCTGCTTCACCTTAGGATCGTTCAGCAGCTCATTCCCCTCCCCGCTCTGCACCACGCGGCCCTTTTCGAGCACATAGGCGTAATCGGCGATGGCAAGCGTCTGATGCACGTTCTGCTCGACCAGAAGAACGCTGATGCCTTCTTCGTTCAGTTTCCGAACAAGCGAAAATATCGTCGAAACCAGGATCGGGCTGAGTCCGAGGGAAGGCTCGTCCAGGATGATGAGCCGCGGCATGGTCATCAGTCCGCGGCCGATGGCCAGCATCTGCTGCTCGCCGCCCGAGAGTGATCCCGCATTCTGGGATTTCCGTTCGCCAAGCCGCGGGAAGAGCGCAAACACGCGGTCGAGATTCGCCTGCATTCGGTCCCGCGCGCGCCCGACATGGCCGCTGACCAGCAGGTTCTCGTAAACCGTGAGGTGCTGAAAAACCAGGCGGCCTTCGGGGACCAGGCAAAGGCCGAGATCCA
This genomic stretch from Rhodoligotrophos defluvii harbors:
- a CDS encoding amino acid ABC transporter substrate-binding protein, whose product is MDRRDFLKAGSALALAGVMPHAAVAQENRIVFGGSVPMTGSAAETGLNVMRGYECAVKFVNEEMGGVDIGGQKYTLALNLFDDASDPARASTLIQRQVDEGIGFFLGSFGSNIVLPTCAITEAAGRIMVQAGGGSDLIFTQGRNRVFGLFPRASRQFVSSVNMFKELEPAVKTISIIYTNDPFSKFQADGARALIEEAGIQVLDFIALPAQVSDVTNVLTSIRQNTPDVLVCTTHDETSILIARQMISTNTNVKMLYQTLGPQTAAYKEALGNYANAVVTQAYWSERAPFKGEYFGSAENFAKYYRANFDRELTYHMASGAACIICYLQAARNAGTLELDPVRDALAALDFECFYGHIKFTPQGDGQADLLGPLLIQRQNGEIEVISPAESASAKPIYPAPTWAERA
- a CDS encoding ABC transporter ATP-binding protein; translated protein: MGAVADCSLEVPKGQIVALIGGNGAGKTTSVKMIAGALRPRRGTILFEGNDITGMPAHRVVDLGLCLVPEGRLVFQHLTVYENLLVSGHVGRARDRMQANLDRVFALFPRLGERKSQNAGSLSGGEQQMLAIGRGLMTMPRLIILDEPSLGLSPILVSTIFSLVRKLNEEGISVLLVEQNVHQTLAIADYAYVLEKGRVVQSGEGNELLNDPKVKQAYLGLA